The DNA region TGGTACACCTCGGCGGGTTCGTGGTCGACGTGGACGACTCGCGTGTCCGCGTTCGGGTTCCAGCGCTTCGGATCGTGTTCGGCGATGTCGTAGCCGACGGCGACGACACAGTCCGCGCGCTCCATCGCCGCCTCCGCCTCGCCGTCGGGCCCGGAGTCGAGCGTCATCAGCGAGTGAGCGCTGCGGTCCGACACCGCGCCTTTCCCCATGTACGTCGAGACGACGGGGACGTCGGTCGATTCGACGAACGAGCGGAGACGGTCGGCGGCGTTCGCCCGCACCGCGCCGTTGCCTGCAAGCACGATGGGTCGTTCGGCGGCGGCGAGGAGCTCCACCGCCCGTTCGACGGACTCGCGGTCCGGGTCGGGGCGTCGCACTTCGTCGCGGACCGCCATCGGTTCGTATCCGACGGCCTCGGCGGCGACGTCCTCGGGGATTTCGAGGTGCGTCGCGCCGGGCTTCTCGTACTCGGCGAGTTTGAACGCCTTTCGAACGGATTCGTTGATTATCTCGGCGTCGTTCAGTTGCGTGTTCCACTTCACGACGGCCTCGAACGTGTGGACGACGTCGAGCGCCTGGTGGCTCTCCTTGTGCAGTCGCTCGCGGCCGCCCTGTCCGGTGATGGCGACCAGCGGCGACTTGTCGAGGTGAGCGTCGGCGACGCCCGTGATGAGGTTCGTCGCCCCCGGGCCGAGCGTGGCGAGACAGACGCCCGCGTCGCCGGTCAAGCGCCCGTGGACGTCGGCCATGAACGCCGCACCCTGTTCGTGGCGGGTCGGGATGTACCGTATCGACGAGTCCCGGAGCGCGAACAGCACGTCCTCAAGTTCCTCGCCCGGGACGCCGAAGACGTAGTCGACGCCTTCCGCCTCCAGACAGCGCACGAGGAGGTCGGCGGCCTTCATTCCGAGAGCGAGCCGAGGCCGGTGCTCGACTCGCCGTGCTGGACCCAGACCGTCTTACGGTTGACGAACTCGTGGATGCCGTGTTCGGAGAGTTCGCGGCCGTATCCGGAATCTTTGACGCCGCCGAACGGCACCCGCGGGTCGGATTTGACGATTTCGTTGACGAAACAACAACCGGCGTCGAACTCCCTCGCGAACCGCTCGCCCCGCTCGGGGTCGCCGGTCCAGACGCTCGCGCCGAGACCGAACGGCGTGTCGTTCGCCCGCTCGATGGCCTCCCGCTCGCTGTCGACGCGCCACAGCGACGCGACGGGACCGAATATCTCGTCGTGGGACGCGGGCGTCCCGTCCGGAATGTCGGCCAGAACCGTCGCCGGGTAGTACGCGCCCTCGCGGTTCATCGGCTCGCCGCCGGTGAGCACCGTCGCCCCGGCGTCGGCCGTCTCCTCGACCTGTTCGTGGAGGCTCTCCATCAGGCTCTCCTGGGCCTGCGGGCCGAGCTCCGTGCTCTCGTCTTTCGGGTCGCCGACGGTGAGCGCCTCCATCTCCTCGACGAACCGTTCCTCGAACTCGTCGTACACCTCGTCCATCACGACGAACCGTTTGGCGGCGATGCAGGACTGGCCGTTGTTCTGCACCCGGCCGTAGACGGCGCTTCTCACCGCGCGCTCCACGTCGGCGTCGTCGAGGACGACGAACGGGTCACTCCCGCCGAGTTCCAGTACGGATTTCTTCAGGTTCTCGCCCGCCGCCGATCCGACAGCGCTTCCGGCGGGACCGCTGCCGGTGAGCGTCACGCCCGCCAGTCGGTCGTCTTCGATGATGCCGTCGACGAGGTCCGAGCCGACGAGAAGCGACTGGAACGCGCCGTCGGGGAACCCCGCCTCCGAGAACACCTCCTCGATGGCCTCCGCACAGCCCGGAACGTTCGAGGCGTGCTTCAGGAGGCCGACGTTGCCCGCCGCGAGGCCCGGCGCGGCGAAGCGGAACACCTGCCAGAAGGGGAAGTTCCACGGCATGATAGCCAGCACCGGTCCGAGCGGTTCGTAGCTCACGAACGCGTGCGCGTCCGCCTCGGTGCCGATAATCTCGTCCTGCAGATGTTCCTCGGCGGTCTCGGCGTAGTAGTCACAGACCCACGCGCACTTTTCGACCTCCGAGCGCGCCTGCGCGATGGGTTTGCCCATCTCCTCGGTCATCAGTTCAGCGTACTCGTCGGCGTTCTCGCGGAGTATTTCGCCCGCCTTCTTCAACAGCGAACAGCGGTGCGCGAAACTCGTGTCGCACCACTCCGCGAACGTTTCGGTCGCTCGGTCGAGGGCGTCGTCGACGGTCGCCTCGTCGTCGTCGTCGTAGGTAGCGAGTTGCTCGCCAGTCGCCGGGTTGATACTCTCCATAGCTTCGAAGACGGACGCGAGTCGCTTAGTCGTTCGCCGGAGGCGGTACCGCGGTCTGCTCACCCGAAGAGCAGCAGCGCCGTCACGCCCGCCGTCGGCACGGTGAAGACGACGTAGACGATCTTGCTCCAGCCGAACACCTTCCGGCCGTCGAGCGGCCCGAACGGAATCATGTTGAACGCGGCCAAGAAGAGGTTGATGATGACGCCGAGGTTCGCCATTTCGGCGAGGAAGCCGCCGGCGGGAAC from Haloprofundus halobius includes:
- a CDS encoding NAD-dependent succinate-semialdehyde dehydrogenase, whose product is MESINPATGEQLATYDDDDEATVDDALDRATETFAEWCDTSFAHRCSLLKKAGEILRENADEYAELMTEEMGKPIAQARSEVEKCAWVCDYYAETAEEHLQDEIIGTEADAHAFVSYEPLGPVLAIMPWNFPFWQVFRFAAPGLAAGNVGLLKHASNVPGCAEAIEEVFSEAGFPDGAFQSLLVGSDLVDGIIEDDRLAGVTLTGSGPAGSAVGSAAGENLKKSVLELGGSDPFVVLDDADVERAVRSAVYGRVQNNGQSCIAAKRFVVMDEVYDEFEERFVEEMEALTVGDPKDESTELGPQAQESLMESLHEQVEETADAGATVLTGGEPMNREGAYYPATVLADIPDGTPASHDEIFGPVASLWRVDSEREAIERANDTPFGLGASVWTGDPERGERFAREFDAGCCFVNEIVKSDPRVPFGGVKDSGYGRELSEHGIHEFVNRKTVWVQHGESSTGLGSLSE
- a CDS encoding acetolactate synthase large subunit, giving the protein MKAADLLVRCLEAEGVDYVFGVPGEELEDVLFALRDSSIRYIPTRHEQGAAFMADVHGRLTGDAGVCLATLGPGATNLITGVADAHLDKSPLVAITGQGGRERLHKESHQALDVVHTFEAVVKWNTQLNDAEIINESVRKAFKLAEYEKPGATHLEIPEDVAAEAVGYEPMAVRDEVRRPDPDRESVERAVELLAAAERPIVLAGNGAVRANAADRLRSFVESTDVPVVSTYMGKGAVSDRSAHSLMTLDSGPDGEAEAAMERADCVVAVGYDIAEHDPKRWNPNADTRVVHVDHEPAEVYQHYNPDVEIVADISMALKRLEETIEETWGTWCADVHEDVLTHALETPADSDSFSVAGVLPYLRDAMADEDVLISDVGSHKMAIATEFPTFEPNTCLISNGLASMGIGVPGGVAADLTLESNVVVGTGDGGFLMNAAELETATRLGLGFTVLVFNDNDYGLISEKQREHTGEAFGTGLTNPDFVAFAESFGVDGYRPDSWAELENVLDSVVDSDEMALVEVPLGG